Proteins from one Algicella marina genomic window:
- a CDS encoding amidohydrolase family protein gives MIDFNKVRAIDIHTHAEEPCCGTRDDGYDDFQAGMAAYFKNPAGASGMLPSVQETAAYYRERNIAAVIFPVDAERETGFRRYSNDDVAQICAENDDILIPFASVDPWKGKMAVREARRLVAEYGIKGFKFHPTMQGFFPNDRMAYPLYEAIEEAGAIALFHTGQTGVGSGMPGGMGMRLKFSNPMHVDDVAVDFPDLGIILAHPSFPWQEEALSVAQHKPNVYIDLSGWSPKYFPDILIRYSNTLLKKKMLFGSDWPAITPDRWLADFENAAFRDEVRPLILKENARRLLNL, from the coding sequence GTGATCGACTTCAACAAGGTCCGGGCGATAGACATTCACACTCACGCGGAAGAACCGTGCTGTGGAACACGCGATGATGGTTATGACGACTTTCAGGCCGGCATGGCAGCCTATTTCAAGAACCCGGCCGGCGCATCCGGCATGTTGCCTTCAGTTCAGGAGACTGCGGCCTACTACAGGGAGCGCAATATTGCGGCGGTGATCTTTCCTGTCGATGCGGAGAGGGAAACTGGCTTCAGGCGCTATTCCAACGATGATGTGGCGCAGATATGTGCCGAGAACGACGACATTCTTATCCCGTTCGCATCCGTTGATCCGTGGAAGGGAAAAATGGCGGTTCGGGAGGCAAGGCGTCTCGTTGCGGAATACGGTATCAAGGGCTTCAAGTTCCACCCGACGATGCAGGGCTTCTTTCCCAACGACCGAATGGCATACCCGTTGTACGAGGCAATAGAGGAAGCCGGCGCCATCGCTCTGTTTCACACCGGCCAGACGGGCGTGGGCTCGGGAATGCCGGGCGGCATGGGGATGCGCCTGAAATTCTCTAACCCGATGCATGTAGACGATGTTGCCGTCGATTTTCCCGATCTCGGGATTATTCTCGCGCACCCCAGCTTTCCCTGGCAGGAAGAGGCGCTGTCCGTCGCGCAGCACAAGCCGAACGTGTACATAGATCTCAGCGGGTGGAGCCCGAAATACTTTCCTGACATCCTGATCCGGTATTCCAACACCTTGCTGAAGAAGAAGATGCTTTTCGGGTCGGACTGGCCGGCTATCACGCCTGATCGCTGGTTGGCAGATTTCGAGAATGCCGCTTTCCGGGATGAGGTTCGCCCACTTATCCTGAAGGAAAATGCACGCAGGCTACTGAACCTGTGA
- a CDS encoding crotonase/enoyl-CoA hydratase family protein, producing MNYLKVERRGDVAVVGLNRPDKRNAISDAFVEELALAVNEAEQTAKAGVIHGIGPHFCAGLDLAEHVKKTPFEGVHGSRRWHEVFAKIERGKMPWVSALHGAVVGGGLELAASTHVRVADETAFFALPEGQRGIFVGGGGSVRAARLMGVARMTDMMLTGRSVDARTAEQWNLVQYVVKEGCALDKAVELAAAAAGNAEISNYAIINALPRIQDMGSDEGLFFESFIASFTATSPEAEARLNAFLAKKAGKVKRPGESG from the coding sequence ATGAACTATCTGAAGGTCGAAAGACGAGGCGATGTGGCCGTCGTGGGCCTGAATCGACCTGATAAGCGGAATGCGATTTCCGATGCCTTCGTCGAGGAGTTGGCTCTGGCCGTCAACGAAGCCGAACAGACGGCAAAGGCTGGCGTGATTCATGGCATTGGTCCGCATTTTTGTGCGGGGCTTGACCTTGCCGAGCACGTGAAGAAGACGCCTTTCGAAGGGGTGCACGGCTCCCGCCGTTGGCACGAGGTCTTTGCGAAGATCGAGAGGGGCAAAATGCCGTGGGTGTCGGCGCTCCACGGTGCGGTTGTTGGTGGCGGGCTCGAATTGGCGGCATCAACTCATGTTCGGGTGGCCGACGAGACGGCTTTCTTTGCCCTGCCGGAGGGGCAGCGCGGCATTTTTGTCGGCGGTGGCGGATCTGTTCGGGCCGCGCGCCTGATGGGGGTGGCACGAATGACGGACATGATGCTGACCGGTCGATCCGTCGATGCACGGACGGCAGAGCAGTGGAACCTTGTCCAGTATGTCGTGAAAGAAGGGTGCGCCCTCGACAAGGCGGTGGAGCTTGCAGCTGCAGCGGCGGGCAATGCCGAGATATCCAACTACGCAATCATCAACGCACTTCCGCGGATCCAGGACATGGGTAGTGATGAGGGATTGTTCTTCGAAAGTTTCATCGCCTCTTTTACGGCCACAAGCCCGGAAGCGGAGGCAAGGCTGAACGCGTTTCTGGCCAAGAAGGCCGGAAAGGTCAAGCGACCGGGAGAGTCCGGATGA
- a CDS encoding MarR family winged helix-turn-helix transcriptional regulator, translated as MNGPVGEQIGDAAIELGEVGSSLGFLLRMAQVKVFDQFYDKLAGHGLKPGEFTLLWVIGMNPGVRQGEIARRLQIKPAHMTKLVQRNVDAGLLDRHVPEDDRRAVNLVLTNAGEEFVAEKKPEFLNFIELEKITLTGREFEQLISLLRKFNGMECRA; from the coding sequence ATGAATGGCCCCGTAGGTGAGCAGATTGGTGACGCGGCCATCGAATTGGGGGAAGTCGGTTCCTCGCTCGGCTTCCTGCTACGCATGGCGCAGGTGAAGGTGTTCGATCAGTTCTACGACAAGCTGGCGGGGCATGGGTTGAAGCCCGGCGAGTTTACCCTGCTTTGGGTGATCGGCATGAACCCAGGTGTGAGACAGGGCGAAATCGCGCGCCGATTGCAGATAAAGCCAGCCCACATGACAAAGCTGGTTCAGCGCAATGTCGATGCCGGTCTGTTGGACCGGCATGTACCGGAAGACGACCGCCGCGCGGTGAATCTGGTGCTTACCAACGCCGGGGAGGAGTTCGTGGCGGAGAAGAAGCCAGAGTTCCTGAACTTCATCGAACTGGAAAAGATCACGCTGACGGGGCGTGAGTTCGAACAGTTGATAAGCCTACTGCGCAAGTTCAACGGTATGGAGTGCAGGGCGTGA